GTTACGGTATTTCCTTGATGTATTGGAAAATCTTGATCTCTGGTAAAAATCTTGTGGGTACGTACTTAGGTGTCGGTGCCTCAATCAAATTGAAGCATGTCGGCATTTTAATAGTCTTTGTCATTAACACATAAATGTTTACTGTGAAACCGTTGTTAGAACATGAAGTCGAATTCAATGTTCTAAATTACCATATTATCATTTCCTTAATTgaacttgaataattattttgaaaagttcagttttaatattttagataaTCAACATACACTCTATCTCATTCAGATAATTCTTTCCAAACTGGCTCTGGTAGATTTGAACAACACTAAAAACACTTACAAGACTGTGTTTGGTCCGAACTGGTTCAAAGACACGGCAACAATGGAAGCGATGAAAGGTGCCCCGAAAGTCCAAATTAACAGTCGGTGGTCCCATTTTCCGAATGGAATATCCTTGTtgaaaaacatcaaacaaaacgcATTTATGGCCACCAGGTTTATCATGAAAATTTGTGCGCTCAAAAACTCGGACAAAATAAATCCGTAGAAAGCACAGAGTTCTTTTGGCCTGACATGAGATTGGGTGATGAGTACATGAGTGTGGTCCAGACTATGGGCGATATTGAAAAGGCAATCACAAATAGCTATGTACACGATAAACCGATCACTCTTTGACCAGGTGAAAAAGTTGGTCTTTCGTTTTGTGAAGGACGCGGTAATAACAGTGACGGCACACAGAAAActcacaaaaatacaaaacaatgctGCCAGATGGACACCGTAAAAATGACCATGGTCAAACACAGGCAAATCATATCCACTCTTGGCAGAAGATATGTCCGACAAGTTTCCGTTTGATGTCTGCATTTTCGGTTTGGATATTTCCCGTCGGTTAGTTATTTGGTAAACCTTCTCGGTGGCGTTCCATGACTCGTTAATTGAAACTTCAATTGTTATAATTTTTGAATTTTCGCCATACATgaattacattgtttataaattatAGATTAAATAGCCGAGTGCACCGTATTACTGTTGTGTAGTATGTCAAGGCTAGTAAAGATGTACGTCGTACATGAATAAGGTATAGCGACAGCCAATGACTGGGCTCAAACAGACTTCTAGTCATATACTATTTGTCATAGGCGCATGGTACGGAAGTAAGTATTTCCGAAAGTAGGCCCAGTGACTATCTCATCTTATACCCCTTCCGTTCTTTCTATTATGTCCGTGTATAAACAGTACAACTTTCATATTAATATCAATAGCTTCCACTGGAACGGAATATCGGGGAAAGTCCATGAAAGTTAGTTGGGTAGCTTTGATCtagcatcaacattttaaaagaaaggaaaggacattttaaagaaattccattgttattatttattattaattagTAAAGCGCCATGTCTACTCCAAAAATACGGTTAATCTAATATAGATTATATTATCTAGCCCTTTGTACCGAGTCCCCCCTGATTTGTGGGAAGGTCCTGagatgtatatgtgtgtgttagtATTTCCAACACTACAATGGAGAGGAGTACACAGAACATATACTATACATGTTGTTACGGTCttttaaatgttcaaaacataaaaatcactCCAACAATCTCACAGAATGAGTATTGTAGATGGAACTGTTGTTGTTATGACGGTTGCTAAGATCATGCCAAGAACTGTCTGACACTTTCCCGCGATAACAGCTGACGAAATATGAAacaattgcattttaaataaaaatcatgCTGTGctttaataacaaaatatgatcaaacttaatcataatgtaaatataaagaatgatttttttttcgtcattcatgaggtcataacaacattggctACTGGACATCTTCCATGAATCGCGTTTCGTTAAGTACTTGATTCTGAATCCTTTGTTTAAAAAGAATTATATGTACTATTGCAATTTATTGCAATTTGCAAtagtaaaataaagtttaaataaaaacagaatAGTGCACGTTTTTCATAAGTATTTAAGTATTTGGATAATGATTTCTTCCTGCTCTTGTCGATTATTACGGTTCAATAAAAACGATATACCTCTacaatttcattttgataacaCGTTTCAATTATATTTTCTCTTGGGATATTGTTCCACCTGCCATTTTCAAACGGAAGTTAAGCATTGCATGTTCGAACAGTAACATGGGTGTAACTAACTATAGCTAGTTGTGGATGGGGTGTAGCTAATGATAGCTAGTTGTGGGTGGGGTGTAGCTAATGATAGCTAGTTGTAGAGGGGTGTAGCTAACGATAGCTAGTTGTGGGTGGGGTGTAGCTAATGATAGCTAGTTGTAGAGGGGTGTAGCTAACGATAGCTAGTTGTAGAGGGGTGTTTATAACGATATCTATTCGTGGATGAGGTGTAACTAACGATAGCTAGTCGTGGATGGGTGTAACTAACGATAGCTAGTTGTGGGTGGGGTGTAGCTAATGATAGCTAGTTGTAGAGGGGTGTAGCTAACGATAGCTAGTCGTGGATGGGTGTAACTAACGATAGCTAGTTGTGGGTGGGGTGTAGCTAATGATAGCTAGTTGTAGAGGGGTGTAGCTAACGATAGCTAGTTGTGGGTGGGGTGTAGCTAATGATAGCTAGTTGTAGAGGGGTGTAGCTAACGATAGCTAGTTGTAGAGGGGTGTTTATAACGATATCTATTCGTGGATGAGGTGTAACTAACGATAGCTAGTCGTGGATGGGTGTAACTAACGATAGCCAGTCGTGGGTGGGTGTAACTAACTATAGCTAGTTGTGGGTGGGGTGTAGCTAACGATAGCTAGTTGTGGGTGGGGTGTAGCTAACGATAGCTAGTTGTAGAGGGGTGTTTATAACGATATCTATTCGTGGATGAGGTGTAAATAACGATAGCCAGTCGTGGGTGGGTGTAACTAACTATAGCCAGTCGTGGGTGAGGTGTAACTAATGATAGCTAGACGTGCAGGGGTTAACTAATGATAGCTAGTCGTGAAGGGGGTTGTAACTactgatagctagtcgtgtaggAGGTTGTAACTTctgatagctagtcgtgtaggggTTGGAACTAACgatagctagtcgtgtaggggTTGTAACTACTGATAGCTAGTGGTGTAGGGGGTTGTAATTACTGATAGCTTGTCGTGTAGGGGTTGTAACTAAtgatagctagtcgtgtaggggttgtaactactgatagctagtcgtgtaggggttgtaactaatgatagctagtcgtgtaggggTTGTAATTACTGATAGCTATTCGTGTATGGGTTGTAACTAACgatagctagtcgtgtagggggttgtaactaatgatagctagtcgtgtaggggTTGTAACTAATGATAGCTAGTCGTGGAAGGGGTTGTAACTAAtgatagctagtcgtgtaggggttgtaattactgatagctagtcgtgtaggggTTGTAACTACTGATAGCTAGTCGTGGAAGGGGTTGTAACTAAtgatagctagtcgtgtaggggTTGTAATTACTGATAGCTATTCGTGTATGGGTTGTAACTAACgatagctagtcgtgtaggggttgtaactaatgatagctagtcgtgtaggTGTTGTAACTAATGATAGCTAGTGGTGTAGGGGGTTGTAACTACTGATAGCTAGTGGTGTAGGGGTTGTAACTACTGATAGCTAGTGGTGTAGGGGGTTGTAACTACTGATAGCTAGTGGTGTAGGGGTTGTAACTACTGATAGCTAGTGGTGTAGGGGTTGTAACTACTGATAGCTAGTGGTGGAAGGGGTTGTAACTACTGATAGCTATTCGTGTATGGGTTGTAACTAACGATAGCTAGTCGTGGAAGGGGTTGTAACTTAtgatagctagtcgtgtaggggttgtaactactgatagctagtcgtgtaggggttgtaattactgatagctagtcgtggaaggggttgtaactactgatagctagtcgtgtaggggTTGTAATTACTGATAGATAGTCGTGGAAGGGGTTGTAACTAAtgatagctagtcgtgtaggggTTGTAACTACTGATAGCTAGTCGTGGAAGGGGTTGTAACTAATGATAGTCGTGTAGGGGTTGTAACTACTGATAGATAGTCGTGTAGGGGTTATAACTAAtgatagctagtcgtgtaggggTTGTAACTACTGATAGCTAGTCGTGGAAGGGGTTGTAACTAATGATAGCTAGTCGTGGAAGGGGTTGTAACTACTGATAGCTAGTCGTGAACGGGATGTAACTAAtgatagctagtcgtgtagggggttgtaactactgatagctagtcgtgtaTGGGTTGTAATTactgatagctagtcgtgtaggTGTTGTAACTAAtgatagctagtcgtgtaggggttgtaactactgatagctagtcgtgtaggggttgtaattactgatagctagtcgtgtaggTGTTGTAACTAAtgatagctagtcgtgtaggggTTGTAACTAATGATAGTCGTGTAGGGGTTGTAACTAATGATAGATAGTCGTGTAGGGGTTATAACTAAtgatagctagtcgtgtaggTGTTGTAACTAAtgatagctagtcgtgtaggTGTTGTAACTAATGATAGCTAGTCGTGGAAGGTGTTGTAACTAAtgatagctagtcgtgtaggggTTGTAACTACCGATAGCTAGTCGTGTATGGGGTGTAACTAACGATAGCTAGTCGTGGGAGGGGGTGTGTAAAATAACGAAGCTAGTCgttttagggggttgtaactaCTGATAGCTAGTGGGTGTAAAGGGGGGTAATACTGATAGCTAGTCGTTTTAGGGGGTTTTGTAACTAATGATAGCTAGTGGTTTTAGGGGTTGTAACTACTGATAGCTAGTCGGTGTAGGGGGGTGTTTTTTAACTactgatagctagtcgtgtaggggggttgtaatactgatgataggGCGTgtaggggtttttttttgtaactacTGATAAACTAGTCGTTTTATTTGGGGGGTTGTAACTactgatagctagtcgtgtaggggttgtaactactgatagctagtcgtgtagggggttgtaactactgatagctagtggtgtagggggttgtaactactgatagctagtcgtgtaTGGGTTGTAATTAACgatagctagtcgtgtagggggttgtaactactgatagctagtcgtgtaggggTTGTAATTACTGATAGCTAGTCGCGTAGGGGTTGTAACTactgatagctagtcgtgtagggggttgtaactactgatagctagtcgtgtaggggttgtaactactgatagctagtcgtgtatgggttgtaactactgatagctagtcgtgtatgggttgtaactactgatagctagtcgtgtagggggttgtaactactgatagctagtcgtgtaggggttgtaactactgatagctagtcgtgtagggggttgtaactactgatagctagtcgtgtagggggttgtaactactgatagctagtcgtgtaTGGGTTGTAACTAACGATAGCTTGTCGTGTAGGGGGTTGTAACTAACgatagctagtcgtgtagggggttgtaactactgatagctagtcgtgtaggggTTGTAATTACTGATAGCTATTCGTGTAGGGGGTTGTAACTAATGATAGATAGTCGTGTATGGGTTGTAACTactgatagctagtcgtgtaggggttgtaactaatgatagctagtcgtgtagggggttgtaactactgatagctagtcgtgtaggggttgtaactaacgatagctagtcgtgtagggggttgtaactactgatagctagtcgtgtagggggttgtaactactgatagctagtcgtgtaggggGTTGTAACTAATGATAGCTAGTCGTGTATGGGTTGTAATTAACgatagctagtcgtgtagggggttgtaactactgatagctagtcgtgtaTGGGTTGTAATTAACGTTAGTTAGTCGTGTAGGGGTTGTAACTAATGATAGATAGTCGTGTAGGGGTTGTAACTAACGATAGTTAGTCGTTTAGGGGTTGTAACTAAAgatagctagtcgtgtaggggGTTACAACTAACGATAGCTAGTCGTAGAAGGGTTAACTAATGATAGTTAGTCGTGTAGGGGTTGTAACTAATGATAGATAGTCGTGTAGGGGTTGTAACTAACGATAGTTAGTCGTTTAGGGGTTGTAACTAAAgatagctagtcgtgtaggggGTTACAACTAACGATAGCTAGTCGTAGAAGGGTTAACTAATGATAGTTAGTCGTGTATGGGTTGTAACTAAtgatagctagtcgtgtaggggGTTGTAACTACTGATAGCTAGTCGCGTAGGTGTTGTAACTAAtgatagctagtcgtgtagggggttgtaactactgatagctagtcgtgtaTGGGTTGTAACTAATGATAGCTAGTCGCGTAGGGGGTTGTAACTACTGATAGCTAGTCGCGTAGGTGTTGTAACTAAtgatagctagtcgtgtaggggttgtaactaatgatagctagtcgtgtagggggttgtaactactgatagctagtcgtgtaTGGGTTGTAACTAATGATAGCTAGTGGTGTAGGGGGTTGTTACTACTGATAGCTAGTGGTGTAGGGGTTGTAACTactgatagctagtcgtgtaggggTTGTAACTACTGATAGCTAGTCGCGTAGGTGGTTGTAACTAAtgatagctagtcgtgtagggggttgtaactactgatagctagtcgtgtaggggGTTGTTAACTactgatagctagtcgtgtaggggTTGTAACTAACGATAGCAAGTCGTGTAGGGGTTGTAACTactgatagctagtcgtgtaggggTTGTAATTACTGATAGCTATTCGTGTAGGGGTTGTAACTAACgatagctagtcgtgtagggggttgtaactaacgatagctagtcgtgtaggggGTTGTAACTAACGATAGCTAGTCGCGTAGGGGGTTGTAACTactgatagctagtcgtgtagggggttgtaactactgatagctagtcgtgtaggggttgtaactactgatagctagtcgtgtaggggttgtaactactgatagctagtcgtgtaggggttgtaactactgatagctagtcgtgtaggggttgtaactactgatagctagtcgtgtagggggttgtaactactgatagctagtggtgtaggggttgtaactactgatagctagtcgtgtaggggttgtaattactgatagctagtcgtgtaggggttgtaactaatgatagctagtcgtgtagggggttgtaactactgatagctagtcgtgtaggggttgtaattactgatagctagtcgtgtagAGGTTGTAACTAAtgatagctagtcgtgtaggggGTTGTAACTAATGATAGCTAGTGGTGTAGGGGGTTGTAACTACTGATAGCTAGTGGTGTAGGGGTTGTAACTactgatagctagtcgtgtagggggttgtaactactgatagctagtcgtgtaggggttgtaattactgatagctagtcgtgtaggggTTGTAATTACTGATAGCTATTCGTGTAGGGGTTGTAATTACTGATAGCTATTCGTGTATGGGTTGTAACTAACgatagctagtcgtgtaggggttgtaactaacgatagctagtcgtgtaggggttgtaactaatgatagctagtcgtgtagggggttgtaactaacgatagctagtcgtgtagggggttgtaactactgatagctagtcgtgtaggggttgtaactactgatagctagtcgtgtaggggttgtaactactgatagctagtcgtgtaggggttgtaactactgatagctattcgtgtaggggttgtaactactgatagctagtcgtgtagggggttgtaactactgatagctagtcgtgtaggggTTGTAACTAATGATAGTTAGTCGTGTAGGGGTTGTAACTactgatagctagtcgtgtaggggttgtaactactgatagctagtcgtgtaggggttgtaactactgatagctagtcgtgtaggggttgtaactaacgatagctagtcgtgtaggggttgtaactactgatagctagtcgtgtagggggttgtaactaatgatagctagtcgtgtagggggttgtaactaactgatagctagtcgtgtaggggttgtaactactgatagctagtcgtgtaggggttgtaactaactgatagctagtcgtgtaggggttgtaattactgatagctagtcgtgtagggggttgtaactactgatagctagtcgtgtaggggTTGTAACTAACGATAGCTAGTCGGTGTAGGGGGTTGTTACTactgatagctagtcgtgtaggggttgtaattactgatagctagtcgtgtagggggttgtaactactgatagctagtcgtgtaggggTTGTAACTACTGATAGATAGTCGTGGAAGGGGTTGTAACTACTGATAGCTAGTCGTGAACGGGTTGTAACTAATGATAGTTAGTCGTGTAGGGGTTGTAACTAACgatagctagtcgtgtaggggttgtaactactgatagctagtcgtgtaggggttgtaactaacgatagctagtcgtgtaggggttgtaactactgatagctagtcgtgtaggggTTGTAACTAATGATAGTTAGTCGTGTAGGGGTTGTAACTAACgatagctagtcgtgtagggggttgtaactactgatagctagtcgtgtaggggttgtaactaacgatagctagtcgtgtaggggttgtaactactgatagctagtcgtgtagggggtggtaactactgatagctagtcgtgtaggggttgtaactactgatagctagtcgtgtagggggttgtaactactgatagctagtcgtgtaggggttgtaactactgatagctagtcgtgtaggggttgtaactactgatagctagtcgtgtagggggttgtaactactgatagctagtcgtgtaggggGTGTAATTACTGATAGATAGTCGTGGAGGGGTTGTAACTactgatagctagtcgtgtaggggttgtaattactgatagctagtcgtgtaggggTTGTAACTAACTGATAGCTAGTCGTGAAGGGGTTGTAACTAAtgatagctagtcgtgtagggggttgtaactactgatagctagtcgtgtaggggttgtaactactgatagctagtcgtgtaggggttgtaattactgatagctagtcgtgtagggggttgtaactactgatagctagtcgtgtaAGGGGTTGTATTATGATAGATATCGTGAAGGGGTTGTAGACTACTGTTCGTGAACGGGTTGTAACTAATGATAGTTAGTCGTGTAGGTGTTGTAACTAAtgatagctagtcgtgtaggggttgtaactactgatagctagtcgtgtaggggttgtaactaacgatagctagtcgtgtaggggttgtaactactgatagctagtcgtgtaggggTTGTAACTAATGATAGTTAGTCGTGTAGGGGGTTGTAACTACgatagctagtcgtgtagggggttgtaactactgatagctagtcgtgtaggggttgtaactaatgatagctagtcgtgtaggggTTGTAACTACCGATAGCTAGTCGTGTATGGGTTGTAACTAAtgatagctagtcgtgtagggggttgtaactactgatagctagtcgtgtatgggttgtaactactgatagctagtcgtgtagggggttgtaactactgatagctagtcgtgtagggggttgtaactactgatagctagtcgtgtagggggttgtaactactgatagctagtcgtgtaggggTTGTAACTACTGATAGCTAGTCGTGGAAGGGGGTTGTAACTactgatagctagtcgtgtagg
This DNA window, taken from Pecten maximus chromosome 3, xPecMax1.1, whole genome shotgun sequence, encodes the following:
- the LOC117324308 gene encoding uncharacterized protein LOC117324308, with translation MYGENSKIITIEVSINESWNATEKVYQITNRREISKPKMQTSNGNLSDISSAKSGYDLPVFDHGHFYGVHLAALFCIFVSFLCAVTVITASFTKRKTNFFTWSKSDRFIVYIAICDCLFNIAHSLDHTHVLITQSHVRPKELCAFYGFILSEFLSAQIFMINLVAINAFCLMFFNKDIPFGKWDHRLLIWTFGAPFIASIVAVSLNQFGPNTVFCFMDAITGKLMNTVYLTIPLLIVFSVNLVLYGLTYWRLKVGSNKFKGSRMSSRTRRVARNMILFLLAFFVQYWAAALFGAWQLFTDDIPVIIYYFLTTFTNIGGFLNGLVYIVIRRRFLQRNKNGDKTSVDKINRSGDASPTAMRHVRINNQKGDIAKSNDNILASDYTSTCQRQ